One genomic window of Xanthobacter dioxanivorans includes the following:
- a CDS encoding MarR family winged helix-turn-helix transcriptional regulator, whose translation MLRHKTEEFNNITPPSPDVCDGSSVTDTFGYLIRRIQDQSVRTFSEFFSEYQLNPIGYAILSVTARNPGVRQGMLASVLGVQESNMANAIKDLMNRQLLARVRRKKDGKAYYGLELSQGGLAIIDDLTRRATELEHRQLINLTQKERDQFMILLKKIARL comes from the coding sequence ATGCTTCGCCACAAGACAGAAGAGTTCAATAATATTACGCCTCCGTCCCCCGACGTATGCGATGGATCATCCGTCACTGACACGTTTGGATATTTAATCCGACGCATACAGGATCAGTCCGTCCGCACCTTTTCCGAATTTTTTTCCGAGTACCAGCTCAACCCGATTGGGTATGCAATTCTTTCCGTTACGGCCAGAAATCCGGGAGTGCGGCAGGGAATGTTGGCGTCCGTGCTGGGCGTACAAGAATCGAACATGGCGAATGCGATCAAAGACCTCATGAATCGCCAGCTGCTTGCTCGCGTGCGCCGGAAAAAAGATGGGAAAGCTTATTACGGACTGGAATTGTCGCAGGGCGGACTGGCTATTATAGATGACCTGACGCGACGGGCAACCGAACTGGAACACCGCCAGTTGATCAATTTAACGCAGAAAGAACGCGATCAATTCATGATTCTTCTGAAGAAGATTGCTCGCCTGTAG
- a CDS encoding aromatic ring-hydroxylating dioxygenase subunit alpha has product MQEITPNPDGPAFPLNSWYAAGWSDEIGAALTARRICDKPVLLYRCADGTPTALEDVCWHRLVPLSAGKRVGDQVACPYHGLVFNRQGRCTHMPSQQTVNPAACVKSYPVVERHRFVWIWMGDPRLADPALVPDLHQNSNPAWAGDGGLMHMDCDYRLLIDNLMDLTHETFVHSSSIGNRAVAEAPFTVRHDGDMVMVTRWMIDTEAPPLFRAILGSLGRAGNVDRWQRVTFHAPSTVTIDVGAALTGTGAPEGDRSQGFSGFVIHVVTPVTATRCEYRWIFLRNFSLDDEKLTEEWRDGARSIFGEDKLILEMQQKSVSEFGLRKFYYLNIDGGALWARRIVERMVAREQDGEAVDASVAAE; this is encoded by the coding sequence ATGCAAGAAATAACGCCAAACCCCGATGGCCCTGCCTTTCCACTCAACAGCTGGTATGCAGCAGGGTGGAGCGATGAGATCGGGGCTGCGCTCACTGCGCGCCGCATCTGCGACAAGCCGGTTCTGCTTTATCGATGCGCCGACGGAACGCCGACGGCGCTTGAGGATGTGTGCTGGCACCGCCTGGTGCCCCTGTCCGCGGGCAAGCGGGTTGGCGATCAGGTTGCCTGTCCCTATCACGGGCTGGTTTTCAACCGGCAAGGCCGGTGCACGCACATGCCGTCCCAGCAGACGGTCAATCCCGCTGCCTGTGTAAAATCCTATCCGGTGGTCGAGCGGCATCGCTTTGTCTGGATCTGGATGGGTGATCCGCGCCTGGCCGATCCGGCCCTTGTTCCCGATCTTCATCAGAACAGCAATCCGGCGTGGGCGGGCGATGGCGGCCTGATGCACATGGACTGCGATTATCGGCTGTTGATCGACAACCTGATGGATCTCACGCACGAAACCTTCGTGCACAGCTCGAGCATCGGCAACCGTGCCGTGGCGGAGGCGCCCTTTACTGTTCGTCACGACGGCGACATGGTCATGGTCACCCGTTGGATGATCGACACCGAGGCCCCGCCGCTGTTCCGCGCCATATTGGGCAGCCTGGGGCGGGCGGGGAATGTCGATCGCTGGCAGCGCGTCACTTTCCACGCGCCGAGCACTGTCACCATCGACGTCGGCGCCGCGCTGACAGGAACGGGCGCGCCGGAAGGCGACCGGAGCCAGGGGTTCAGTGGCTTCGTGATTCATGTGGTTACGCCGGTGACGGCGACGCGGTGCGAGTACCGCTGGATATTCCTGCGCAATTTCAGCCTCGACGACGAGAAGCTCACCGAGGAGTGGCGCGACGGGGCGCGCTCCATATTCGGCGAGGACAAGCTCATCCTGGAAATGCAGCAAAAATCCGTGAGCGAATTCGGATTGAGGAAGTTCTACTACCTCAATATCGATGGTGGGGCGCTTTGGGCCCGACGGATCGTCGAGCGCATGGTCGCCCGCGAGCAGGATGGCGAGGCCGTGGACGCCTCCGTTGCGGCGGAGTGA
- a CDS encoding PDR/VanB family oxidoreductase, protein MHGLSYSVPGQGTQWLEASVRAVDPACDDVVAIELEYPVPLQAHEAGSHIKVQVIADGRQATRSYSVVEHRGRQRLLIAVRRLDNGQGGSKFMHALRVGDRLRASLPGNHFVLLPGAPSYMLIAGGIGVTPIVGMARALRALRARFKFFYLGRKPEAMPFLPRLLAEFGEDLVVHIDAQAGPFDLQPHLATQPGAAEAYVCGPVPMLEALQASWAAAGRPRELLRFETFGAASDRPSEAFRVSVNRRNIEFLVPPERNLLEMLEERGCEPLYFCQRGECGLCAVDVVSLEGDLDHRDVFLSADQRAQGRQLCACVSRATGSITIDMP, encoded by the coding sequence ATGCATGGTTTGTCCTACAGCGTTCCCGGCCAAGGCACCCAGTGGCTGGAAGCCTCGGTGCGCGCCGTCGACCCCGCCTGCGACGATGTCGTTGCCATCGAGCTGGAATACCCGGTGCCGTTGCAGGCCCACGAGGCGGGCTCGCACATCAAGGTTCAGGTGATTGCGGACGGGCGCCAGGCAACGCGCTCGTACTCAGTGGTGGAGCATCGTGGGCGTCAACGCCTGCTGATCGCCGTGCGGCGTCTCGACAATGGGCAGGGCGGCTCGAAGTTCATGCACGCGCTGCGGGTCGGCGACCGGCTGCGGGCGTCGCTGCCCGGCAATCACTTCGTCCTGCTTCCGGGCGCCCCGTCCTATATGCTGATCGCCGGGGGCATCGGCGTCACGCCCATCGTCGGCATGGCGCGGGCACTGCGCGCGTTGCGCGCCCGCTTCAAATTCTTCTACCTGGGCCGCAAGCCGGAAGCGATGCCGTTCCTCCCCAGGCTGCTCGCCGAGTTCGGGGAAGATCTGGTGGTGCACATCGATGCGCAGGCGGGTCCTTTCGATCTGCAGCCGCACCTCGCGACGCAGCCTGGAGCGGCGGAGGCGTATGTCTGCGGTCCGGTGCCGATGCTGGAGGCGCTGCAGGCGTCATGGGCGGCGGCGGGGCGGCCGCGCGAGCTTCTGCGCTTCGAGACATTCGGCGCGGCCTCCGACCGCCCGTCGGAGGCGTTTCGTGTGTCCGTCAATCGCCGCAATATCGAATTCCTCGTTCCGCCGGAGCGCAATCTCCTTGAGATGCTGGAGGAAAGGGGGTGCGAGCCCCTCTATTTCTGCCAGCGCGGCGAGTGCGGCCTGTGTGCCGTCGATGTCGTCTCGCTTGAAGGCGACCTCGATCACCGGGACGTCTTCCTCAGCGCGGACCAGCGGGCGCAAGGCCGGCAGCTTTGCGCCTGTGTCTCGCGAGCCACCGGCTCAATCACGATCGACATGCCTTGA
- the gtdA gene encoding gentisate 1,2-dioxygenase — MASHASLETRRTTYYDALEAENLGPLWLKLSGLVPAEPSPKARPFKWSFDEIRPRLLEAGDLITAEEAERRVLVLNNPGLPGASRITDTLYAGLQLIMPGEIAPAHRHTQSALRFVIEGTNAFTSVAGERTSMHPGDFIITPAWEWHDHGSEADGPVIWMDGLDVPLVSYLGVGFREEHNSKAQIVSRPDGFAAAKYGSGLLPLESRSRPTSPIFNYPYARTREALHILAQGEDPDPHHGHVLRFVNPTNGDWAIPTIAASMRLLPRGIATAPYRSTDGAVLVLVEGRLRARVGDASFILSAKDVLALPLWTPYHFEAIEESVFFVFSDRPVHEKLGLWREYKDALPGFGTESW, encoded by the coding sequence ATGGCTTCACACGCATCACTCGAAACGCGACGCACCACTTACTATGATGCGCTCGAAGCTGAAAACCTCGGGCCTCTCTGGCTGAAGCTGTCGGGTCTGGTGCCGGCGGAGCCCAGCCCGAAGGCGCGGCCGTTCAAGTGGTCTTTCGACGAGATCCGCCCGAGGCTGCTGGAGGCCGGGGACCTGATCACGGCCGAGGAAGCCGAACGCCGGGTGCTCGTGCTCAACAATCCCGGCCTGCCGGGGGCGTCGCGGATCACGGATACCCTGTACGCCGGGCTGCAGCTGATCATGCCGGGCGAAATCGCGCCCGCACATCGCCATACCCAATCGGCATTGCGCTTTGTCATCGAGGGAACCAACGCCTTCACCTCCGTTGCGGGTGAGCGCACGAGCATGCATCCGGGTGATTTCATCATCACCCCGGCCTGGGAATGGCATGACCACGGTAGCGAAGCCGACGGCCCGGTGATCTGGATGGACGGGCTGGATGTGCCTCTCGTTTCCTATCTGGGGGTTGGCTTCCGGGAGGAGCACAACAGCAAGGCGCAGATCGTTTCCCGCCCGGACGGCTTTGCAGCGGCCAAATACGGCTCCGGCCTCCTGCCGCTCGAGAGCCGGTCGCGCCCCACCTCTCCGATTTTCAACTACCCTTACGCCCGGACACGGGAGGCCCTGCACATCCTCGCCCAGGGCGAAGATCCAGATCCCCATCACGGGCATGTTCTGCGCTTCGTCAATCCCACCAATGGGGATTGGGCAATCCCCACCATCGCCGCAAGCATGCGCCTTTTGCCCAGGGGCATTGCGACCGCGCCATACCGGTCGACCGACGGTGCCGTGCTGGTGCTGGTGGAGGGCAGGTTGCGCGCGCGTGTGGGAGATGCCAGCTTCATCCTGAGCGCGAAAGACGTTCTCGCCCTGCCGCTCTGGACGCCGTACCATTTTGAAGCGATCGAGGAGTCCGTTTTCTTCGTATTTTCCGATCGGCCCGTCCACGAAAAGCTGGGTCTGTGGCGCGAGTACAAGGACGCGCTGCCGGGCTTCGGCACCGAATCATGGTGA
- a CDS encoding fumarylacetoacetate hydrolase family protein, with translation MKLVRFNGNRLGLWHLDGIEDITSRFDLALSWPALPGDAVVRQFYERRDHLDTTPRGELIPHGSVRLDSPVANPSKIIGAPVNYKAHIDEANSDTEINTGKVYTTLDAYGLFLKANSSLAGPSDGFPRTFPDRRTDHEVEMAVVIGAECKNVDREEALHYVAGYSIGLDMSLRGPEVPSYRKSPDGYAILGPWLVSPDEVPDPDALRLQLSVNGDVRQASSTAYMLFDTRRIIEYASRLYTLYPGDIIMTGTPDGVGPVHAGDQIHASVESLGELLITVTA, from the coding sequence ATGAAACTCGTTCGCTTCAACGGCAATCGCCTCGGCCTGTGGCATCTCGATGGCATCGAGGATATCACGAGCCGGTTCGACCTGGCCCTGTCCTGGCCTGCTTTGCCCGGCGACGCGGTCGTTCGCCAGTTTTATGAACGGCGAGATCATCTGGACACGACGCCGCGCGGCGAGCTGATCCCCCACGGCTCCGTGCGCCTCGACAGCCCGGTGGCCAACCCGTCCAAGATCATCGGCGCGCCGGTCAACTACAAGGCGCACATCGACGAAGCCAATTCGGACACCGAGATCAATACCGGAAAAGTATACACGACCCTCGACGCCTACGGCCTTTTTCTGAAGGCCAACAGCAGCCTTGCAGGTCCTTCCGACGGATTCCCGCGGACCTTTCCGGACAGGCGGACCGATCATGAAGTGGAAATGGCCGTCGTGATCGGCGCCGAGTGCAAAAACGTCGATCGGGAGGAGGCGTTGCACTACGTCGCCGGATATTCGATCGGCCTCGACATGTCGCTGCGTGGACCGGAAGTGCCGAGCTACAGGAAGTCGCCGGACGGATACGCCATTCTCGGACCATGGCTGGTTTCGCCCGATGAAGTCCCAGATCCCGACGCCCTGCGTCTGCAGTTGAGCGTGAATGGCGATGTCCGGCAGGCGTCTTCTACCGCATACATGTTGTTCGATACACGCCGCATCATCGAATATGCCAGCCGTCTCTACACCCTTTACCCTGGAGACATCATCATGACGGGAACGCCGGACGGTGTCGGCCCCGTTCATGCGGGAGACCAGATCCACGCCAGTGTTGAATCTCTGGGAGAGCTGCTTATCACCGTAACGGCGTGA
- a CDS encoding aromatic ring-hydroxylating dioxygenase subunit alpha has translation MEFLWNTWHFAAWAQDVAAGQLVPRILLNVPVVLFRDAAGQVAAMEDRCPHRFAPLSRGRLAGDRVICGYHGLEFDARGACVRNPHLSGKVPAAAKVRTFPVVERHSGLWIWLGEEIPDSTLIPDYSILSEAAPEAVTRRDHFVMNVPFELIVDNILDCSHGNFLHRDILGNEEMNCTDTTVEQVGNAFWVRRFMANVPCPGIWDLMFRGDGGTVDTWQDCRWEAPSALLLDVGVTEAGAPRRDGTGYLGLHIMTPQTKTSTHYHTVAVRWNISPSSETEETRAKISDLRKFAFVEQDEPMISAQHEIMLMTGAETLGEVLLETDVGVVRWRKIMSDLLSAEQAGRARNTRLHRTA, from the coding sequence ATGGAATTCCTGTGGAATACGTGGCACTTCGCTGCGTGGGCTCAAGATGTGGCGGCCGGTCAGCTTGTTCCACGCATCCTGTTGAATGTTCCGGTCGTGCTGTTCCGCGACGCCGCCGGGCAGGTGGCCGCAATGGAGGACCGCTGTCCCCATCGCTTTGCCCCGCTCTCGCGCGGCCGGCTGGCTGGCGATCGCGTGATCTGCGGTTATCACGGGCTTGAGTTCGACGCCCGTGGCGCTTGCGTTCGCAACCCTCACCTCAGCGGCAAGGTTCCGGCCGCCGCCAAGGTGCGCACTTTTCCGGTGGTCGAAAGGCACAGCGGCCTGTGGATCTGGCTCGGCGAAGAAATCCCCGATTCAACGCTCATTCCCGACTACTCGATCCTTTCGGAGGCGGCGCCAGAAGCCGTCACTCGGCGTGACCACTTCGTCATGAATGTGCCGTTCGAGCTGATCGTCGACAACATCCTGGACTGCAGCCACGGCAACTTCCTGCACCGCGATATCCTCGGCAATGAGGAAATGAATTGTACCGACACGACCGTCGAGCAGGTCGGGAACGCGTTCTGGGTGCGGCGGTTCATGGCGAATGTGCCGTGTCCGGGCATCTGGGACCTGATGTTCCGTGGTGACGGCGGCACCGTCGACACCTGGCAGGATTGTCGGTGGGAGGCGCCGTCCGCCTTGTTGCTGGATGTGGGCGTCACCGAGGCGGGCGCCCCTCGGCGGGACGGCACCGGCTACCTGGGCCTCCACATCATGACGCCGCAAACCAAGACATCAACGCACTACCACACGGTTGCGGTTCGCTGGAATATTAGCCCGTCCTCCGAGACCGAGGAAACGCGGGCGAAGATTTCCGATCTGCGCAAGTTCGCCTTCGTCGAGCAAGACGAGCCCATGATCAGCGCCCAGCATGAAATCATGCTTATGACGGGCGCAGAAACACTCGGCGAGGTCTTGCTGGAGACGGATGTCGGTGTCGTGCGTTGGCGCAAGATCATGAGCGACCTGCTATCCGCCGAGCAGGCCGGACGAGCCCGTAACACACGCCTCCACCGGACGGCATAA
- a CDS encoding PDR/VanB family oxidoreductase, which produces METMSVKVRSIREDAIGIRVFELAAADSHALPAAAPGDHIDVHITEDLVRQYSICNPGCDTHYVIGIKRVEPSRGGSEAMHQVVREGDVLRIGRPRSNFRLNDDGRPKLLIAGGIGITPILSMATALAARNAPFRLHYFAQSPEHAAFRRQLARSELAPHARLRLRLAGGALERAVSLLTESRQADEEIYLCGPAPFMALVQQSALDHGWPAAAIRTEYFAAAPAAPAASAPFTLRLQRSGLSTEVASHETILAALRRLGLPVRTSCEQGICGTCEARVLSGTPEHRDSYLSEEESRSGRKICVCVSRSKGRELVLDL; this is translated from the coding sequence ATGGAAACCATGTCCGTCAAGGTGCGTTCCATTCGAGAGGACGCCATCGGCATTCGGGTTTTCGAGCTCGCGGCGGCCGACAGCCATGCGCTGCCGGCCGCGGCGCCGGGCGACCATATCGACGTGCACATCACCGAGGATCTTGTCAGGCAGTACTCGATCTGCAATCCCGGCTGCGACACCCACTATGTGATCGGCATCAAGCGGGTGGAGCCTTCCCGCGGCGGCTCCGAGGCGATGCATCAGGTCGTCCGGGAGGGCGATGTCCTCCGGATCGGTCGGCCGAGAAGCAACTTCCGGCTGAACGACGACGGCCGGCCCAAGCTGCTGATCGCCGGGGGCATCGGAATCACACCCATCCTCTCCATGGCCACCGCCCTGGCGGCGCGGAACGCGCCCTTCCGCCTGCATTATTTCGCCCAGTCTCCGGAGCACGCAGCCTTCCGGCGCCAGCTCGCGCGCAGCGAACTGGCGCCGCATGCCCGGCTTCGCCTGCGCCTGGCCGGCGGCGCGCTCGAGCGCGCTGTTTCTCTGCTCACGGAGAGCCGCCAGGCGGACGAGGAGATCTATCTTTGTGGTCCGGCGCCGTTCATGGCGCTCGTTCAGCAATCCGCGCTGGACCACGGCTGGCCAGCGGCGGCCATCCGAACGGAATATTTCGCGGCGGCGCCCGCCGCGCCCGCCGCCTCCGCGCCGTTCACTCTTCGGCTTCAGCGCAGCGGTCTGAGCACCGAGGTCGCATCGCATGAGACCATCCTCGCCGCGCTGCGGCGCCTGGGGCTCCCGGTGCGGACGTCATGCGAGCAAGGCATCTGTGGCACCTGCGAGGCCCGCGTGCTCTCCGGCACGCCGGAGCATCGCGACAGCTACCTGAGTGAAGAAGAGAGCAGATCCGGTCGGAAAATTTGCGTCTGTGTCTCGCGCTCCAAGGGACGGGAGCTGGTTCTCGACCTCTAA
- a CDS encoding aldehyde dehydrogenase family protein has translation MTVVDIKANLKNIFKPEYGHFIAGRWIGSDSGKTIPQINPATGEILSCVQAGNRQDVLRAVAAAEAAYASWSQTTPDERQALLIEIARRMRARNAEYARMECLNNGKTITEATYWDIPIAAAQFDLFAGAAHTLIGETRNYPDALQIVHREPLGVCAQIIPWNVPLLMMAAKIAPALAAGNTVVLKPAESSCLSVLEFFDEMADIIPPGVVNVVTGYGADVGEALVTHPSVRKVAFTGSVPTARKIMQYASANIIPQTMELGGKSAQVVCPTADIDAAVEGAALSTIFNKGEVCLAGSRIYVHSSVKDEFTEKLVRVLNSVRVGDPLNPATQLGALASQAQYEKVTGYFDIGRAEGARVLTGAEPLRVTGLEKGLFVRPTVFDDVSDEMRIAREEIFGPVTAIFTWNREEEVLRSVNNSPYGLAGGIWSNDLNQVHRMSRQMETGTIWVNRYFNAKTGNALGGYKQSGFGREFAHEILGDYTHTKSVVINLQDGPLGVFAKH, from the coding sequence ATGACCGTCGTCGATATCAAAGCAAACCTGAAAAACATATTTAAGCCGGAGTACGGCCACTTCATTGCGGGCAGATGGATCGGGAGTGATTCGGGAAAAACAATCCCTCAGATCAATCCCGCGACGGGAGAGATCCTGAGCTGCGTGCAGGCGGGAAATCGGCAGGACGTGCTGCGCGCCGTAGCGGCGGCCGAGGCCGCATATGCCTCCTGGTCGCAGACGACGCCCGACGAGCGGCAGGCGTTGCTCATCGAGATCGCCCGGCGCATGCGCGCCAGGAACGCCGAATATGCCCGGATGGAATGCCTGAATAACGGCAAGACGATCACTGAGGCGACCTATTGGGATATTCCAATAGCGGCGGCGCAGTTCGATCTCTTCGCGGGGGCGGCGCATACGCTGATCGGCGAGACGCGCAACTATCCCGACGCCCTTCAGATCGTCCACAGGGAACCTCTCGGCGTTTGTGCGCAGATCATCCCCTGGAATGTGCCGCTGCTGATGATGGCAGCCAAGATCGCGCCGGCGCTCGCGGCTGGAAATACGGTGGTGCTGAAGCCCGCCGAGTCATCTTGCCTGTCTGTCCTGGAATTCTTTGACGAGATGGCCGACATCATTCCGCCGGGTGTCGTAAACGTCGTGACCGGCTATGGAGCGGACGTCGGCGAAGCCCTGGTTACGCACCCGAGCGTGCGAAAGGTCGCCTTCACCGGTTCGGTGCCGACGGCCCGAAAGATCATGCAATATGCTTCCGCCAACATCATTCCGCAGACAATGGAGCTCGGCGGCAAGTCGGCGCAGGTGGTTTGTCCCACCGCCGACATCGATGCGGCCGTCGAGGGGGCCGCGCTTTCTACAATTTTCAACAAGGGGGAGGTCTGTCTCGCAGGGTCCCGCATCTACGTCCACAGTTCGGTAAAAGACGAGTTCACCGAGAAACTTGTTCGCGTGCTCAACAGTGTTCGTGTGGGTGATCCTCTCAATCCAGCCACTCAGCTGGGGGCACTTGCGTCCCAGGCGCAGTACGAGAAGGTCACCGGATATTTCGATATCGGGCGAGCCGAGGGGGCCCGGGTGCTGACGGGGGCCGAACCCCTCCGCGTGACCGGACTGGAGAAGGGGCTATTTGTTCGGCCGACCGTATTTGATGACGTAAGTGATGAAATGCGCATCGCGCGAGAAGAAATATTTGGCCCGGTTACGGCTATATTTACTTGGAATCGCGAGGAGGAAGTGCTTAGATCGGTCAACAACAGCCCCTATGGGCTGGCGGGTGGCATCTGGTCGAATGACCTCAATCAGGTTCACCGGATGTCGCGTCAGATGGAGACCGGAACCATCTGGGTGAATAGATATTTCAATGCCAAGACCGGCAACGCGCTAGGCGGCTACAAGCAAAGCGGCTTCGGGCGGGAGTTCGCCCACGAAATCCTTGGCGACTACACGCATACGAAATCCGTCGTAATCAATCTGCAGGACGGACCGCTTGGTGTATTCGCAAAACACTAG
- a CDS encoding carotenoid oxygenase family protein codes for MSESQFYILELDGDSPIKLMQFDWVALRRAPMWRLNLKRGGETMENLNHTHLQLMGNYAPISMEADAPDLLVTEGKIPAGLNGVLYRNGANPMFPPLSSDHHWFLSEGMIHAVYVKDGQVSYRNRWVRTQQYLAQREAGHRLVTTGLKSPSLPEGENIPKHFAATHVLFHGGKLLALDEWCGPAALDGDTLETVVETWDFEGKHKGALSAHPHIDPDTGEMHGFGYQAGGFGTAEMSYSVVDKNGNLIRHDHFPVPFCSIAHDFAITKEHVIFPLFAADINLQRVANGGPLGAYDPALGTHFGIMRRDGDVSEMRWFRGKATYAFHTINAYTEHKDGRTKVVLDMMQYPHLPLFPDLSKNSEPEWIRDGNGVPVRWTFDMDSNEDGYTEEVLSSVAGEFPVVDERYVGKRYSKCFYAAFLGEWVDGSYYDAIVQLDVVTREHKEYRPGKGHYVLEPAFVPRDKNAPEGDGWVVTIVYDPERNLSDFIVLDTTDISKGPIARVELPTRIPFGFHGSWRSLEA; via the coding sequence GTGTCGGAAAGCCAGTTCTATATTTTAGAGTTGGACGGCGATTCACCAATCAAATTGATGCAGTTTGATTGGGTCGCGCTCAGGCGTGCGCCGATGTGGCGGTTAAATCTTAAAAGGGGAGGAGAAACGATGGAAAATCTGAATCACACGCATCTTCAGCTCATGGGCAACTACGCGCCAATCTCAATGGAAGCCGACGCGCCTGATCTGCTGGTGACGGAAGGCAAGATTCCCGCGGGCTTAAATGGTGTTCTTTATAGGAACGGCGCCAATCCGATGTTCCCGCCGCTTAGTTCAGATCATCACTGGTTCCTATCGGAAGGGATGATCCACGCGGTATATGTCAAGGACGGCCAGGTCAGCTATCGCAACCGCTGGGTTCGCACGCAGCAGTATCTTGCTCAGCGCGAGGCCGGTCATCGTCTCGTCACCACGGGACTCAAGTCGCCGTCGCTTCCCGAGGGCGAAAATATTCCCAAGCATTTCGCGGCAACTCACGTTCTATTCCACGGCGGCAAGCTCCTGGCGCTGGATGAGTGGTGCGGCCCCGCGGCGCTGGATGGGGATACACTGGAAACTGTTGTCGAGACCTGGGATTTCGAAGGCAAGCACAAAGGCGCCCTCAGCGCCCATCCGCATATCGATCCGGATACGGGGGAGATGCACGGCTTCGGATACCAGGCGGGCGGCTTTGGTACGGCGGAAATGTCTTACTCGGTGGTGGACAAGAACGGAAATCTCATTCGCCATGACCACTTTCCGGTTCCGTTTTGTTCCATCGCCCATGATTTTGCTATCACGAAGGAACATGTGATCTTTCCGCTTTTCGCTGCGGATATCAACCTCCAGCGGGTTGCCAACGGTGGTCCGCTCGGCGCCTACGATCCTGCATTGGGAACCCATTTTGGCATCATGCGCCGAGACGGCGACGTTTCGGAGATGAGGTGGTTCCGGGGGAAGGCGACGTATGCCTTTCACACCATCAATGCGTATACCGAGCATAAAGACGGGCGGACCAAGGTGGTGCTCGACATGATGCAGTATCCGCATCTGCCGCTCTTTCCCGACTTGTCGAAGAATAGCGAACCGGAATGGATCCGAGATGGCAACGGCGTGCCGGTGCGCTGGACTTTCGACATGGATTCGAATGAAGACGGGTATACGGAGGAAGTTCTTTCCTCGGTTGCGGGTGAGTTTCCCGTCGTCGACGAGAGGTACGTGGGGAAGCGGTATTCCAAATGCTTCTACGCCGCCTTCTTGGGCGAATGGGTTGACGGCTCCTATTACGATGCAATCGTTCAGCTGGATGTCGTGACGCGCGAGCATAAGGAGTATCGCCCGGGAAAAGGGCATTATGTTCTCGAGCCCGCTTTTGTCCCGCGTGACAAGAATGCTCCGGAAGGCGATGGCTGGGTGGTTACAATCGTCTACGACCCTGAGCGCAATCTGAGCGATTTCATCGTTCTGGACACCACTGATATCAGCAAGGGGCCGATCGCCAGGGTTGAACTGCCGACCCGGATTCCCTTTGGCTTCCATGGCAGCTGGCGTTCGTTGGAAGCCTAG